A single genomic interval of Zingiber officinale cultivar Zhangliang chromosome 4A, Zo_v1.1, whole genome shotgun sequence harbors:
- the LOC121971279 gene encoding polyadenylate-binding protein RBP45-like isoform X3 yields the protein MMQPGGGMVQQPPMAPPPMDHQQQQQQPQQWPVMPLMPPLPQPQYYQAGPPPPMWNQQTSQVPPPVPQPPPQYQHPAPPVLPPQMQYQVSAPNPAPAMAAQQGSSDEIRTLWIGDLQYWMDESYIYSCFVHTGEVVSVKLIRNKQTGQSEGYGFIEFVSQMAAERILQTYNGQTMPNSEQAFRLNWASCGAGERRGDGADYTVFVGDLAADVTDYMLQEIFKSRYSSVKGAKIVTDRLTGRSKGYGFVKFADLNEQTKALTEMNGVYCSTRPMRVGTAANKRALGSQQQYPSNVSYQSGQNAESENDPNNTTIFVGGLDSNVTDDILRQVFGQYGEIVYVKIPVGKRCGFVQFSNRSSAESALSSLNGTQLGGQNIRLSWGRSPTNKQQQQEPNQWNGSYYGYTQNYDNYGYAATPQDPNAYSYGAYQGYGNYQQQQQ from the exons ATGATGCAGCCGGGCGGCGGAATGGTGCAACAACCTCCGATGGCGCCGCCACCGATGGACCACCAGCAACAGCAGCAGCAACCGCAGCAGTGGCCCGTGATGCCACTCATGCCACCTCTGCCTCAGCCGCAGTACTACCAGGCCGGCCCGCCTCCGCCGATGTGGAACCAACAGACATCTCAGGTTCCGCCGCCTGTCCCTCAGCCTCCGCCGCAGTACCAGCATCCTGCACCGCCCGTGTTGCCACCCCAGATGCAGTACCAGGTTTCTGCGCCTAACCCGGCACCAGCCATGGCAGCGCAGCAAGGATCATCTGATGAGATCCGCACGCTTTGGATCGGCGACTTGCAGTACTGGATGGATGAGAGCTATATCTACAGCTGCTTTGTACATACgggagag GTTGTTTCAGTTAAACTTATTCGCAACAAACAAACTGGGCAGTCAGAGGGTTATGGTTTTATTGAGTTTGTATCTCAAATGGCTGCGGAACGAATTCTTCAAACTTATAATGGTCAAACAATGCCTAATTCTGAACAAGCTTTCAGATTGAATTGGGCTTCATGTGGAGCAGGAGAGAGGCGTGGAGATGGTGCTGATTATACAGTTTTTGTTGGTGATTTGGCTGCAGATGTCACTGATTATATGTTGCAAGAGATATTTAAGAGCCGCTACTCCTCAGTTAAGGGTGCCAAAATTGTCACTGATCGACTTACTGGGCGTTCCAAAGGCTATGGCTTTGTTAAATTTGCTGATCTTAATGAACAAACAAAAGCATTGACTGAGATGAATGGAGTTTATTGCTCAACAAGGCCCATGCGAGTTGGTACTGCTGCTAACAAGAGGGCATTGGGTAGTCAACAGCAATATCCCTCAAATG TTTCCTACCAGAGTGGACAGAATGCAGAGTCTGAGAATGATCCAAACAATACTACC ATTTTTGTTGGTGGGCTTGATTCTAATGTTACAGATGATATTTTGCGACAAGTTTTTGGCCAGTATGGGGAAATAGTTTATGTAAAAATACCCGTAGGGAAGCGATGTGGGTTTGTTCAATTTTCTAACAG GTCAAGTGCTGAGTCTGCATTAAGTTCACTAAATGGAACCCAGTTAGGTGGACAAAATATCAGATTGTCATGGGGTCGCAGTCCTACCAATAAACAG cagcagcaggaacCCAACCAGTGGAATGGAAGCTACTATGGATATACCCAAAACTACGACAACTATGGTTATGCTGCCACTCCACAAGATCCTAACGCATATTCATATGGAGCATATCAAGGATATGGGAActatcagcagcagcagcaataa
- the LOC121971279 gene encoding polyadenylate-binding protein RBP45-like isoform X1 — protein MMQPGGGMVQQPPMAPPPMDHQQQQQQPQQWPVMPLMPPLPQPQYYQAGPPPPMWNQQTSQVPPPVPQPPPQYQHPAPPVLPPQMQYQVSAPNPAPAMAAQQGSSDEIRTLWIGDLQYWMDESYIYSCFVHTGEVVSVKLIRNKQTGQSEGYGFIEFVSQMAAERILQTYNGQTMPNSEQAFRLNWASCGAGERRGDGADYTVFVGDLAADVTDYMLQEIFKSRYSSVKGAKIVTDRLTGRSKGYGFVKFADLNEQTKALTEMNGVYCSTRPMRVGTAANKRALGSQQQYPSNVSYQSGQNAESENDPNNTTIFVGGLDSNVTDDILRQVFGQYGEIVYVKIPVGKRCGFVQFSNRSSAESALSSLNGTQLGGQNIRLSWGRSPTNKQQQQQQEPNQWNGSYYGYTQNYDNYGYAATPQDPNAYSYGAYQGYGNYQQQQQ, from the exons ATGATGCAGCCGGGCGGCGGAATGGTGCAACAACCTCCGATGGCGCCGCCACCGATGGACCACCAGCAACAGCAGCAGCAACCGCAGCAGTGGCCCGTGATGCCACTCATGCCACCTCTGCCTCAGCCGCAGTACTACCAGGCCGGCCCGCCTCCGCCGATGTGGAACCAACAGACATCTCAGGTTCCGCCGCCTGTCCCTCAGCCTCCGCCGCAGTACCAGCATCCTGCACCGCCCGTGTTGCCACCCCAGATGCAGTACCAGGTTTCTGCGCCTAACCCGGCACCAGCCATGGCAGCGCAGCAAGGATCATCTGATGAGATCCGCACGCTTTGGATCGGCGACTTGCAGTACTGGATGGATGAGAGCTATATCTACAGCTGCTTTGTACATACgggagag GTTGTTTCAGTTAAACTTATTCGCAACAAACAAACTGGGCAGTCAGAGGGTTATGGTTTTATTGAGTTTGTATCTCAAATGGCTGCGGAACGAATTCTTCAAACTTATAATGGTCAAACAATGCCTAATTCTGAACAAGCTTTCAGATTGAATTGGGCTTCATGTGGAGCAGGAGAGAGGCGTGGAGATGGTGCTGATTATACAGTTTTTGTTGGTGATTTGGCTGCAGATGTCACTGATTATATGTTGCAAGAGATATTTAAGAGCCGCTACTCCTCAGTTAAGGGTGCCAAAATTGTCACTGATCGACTTACTGGGCGTTCCAAAGGCTATGGCTTTGTTAAATTTGCTGATCTTAATGAACAAACAAAAGCATTGACTGAGATGAATGGAGTTTATTGCTCAACAAGGCCCATGCGAGTTGGTACTGCTGCTAACAAGAGGGCATTGGGTAGTCAACAGCAATATCCCTCAAATG TTTCCTACCAGAGTGGACAGAATGCAGAGTCTGAGAATGATCCAAACAATACTACC ATTTTTGTTGGTGGGCTTGATTCTAATGTTACAGATGATATTTTGCGACAAGTTTTTGGCCAGTATGGGGAAATAGTTTATGTAAAAATACCCGTAGGGAAGCGATGTGGGTTTGTTCAATTTTCTAACAG GTCAAGTGCTGAGTCTGCATTAAGTTCACTAAATGGAACCCAGTTAGGTGGACAAAATATCAGATTGTCATGGGGTCGCAGTCCTACCAATAAACAG cagcagcagcagcaggaacCCAACCAGTGGAATGGAAGCTACTATGGATATACCCAAAACTACGACAACTATGGTTATGCTGCCACTCCACAAGATCCTAACGCATATTCATATGGAGCATATCAAGGATATGGGAActatcagcagcagcagcaataa
- the LOC121971279 gene encoding polyadenylate-binding protein RBP45-like isoform X2: protein MMQPGGGMVQQPPMAPPPMDHQQQQQQPQQWPVMPLMPPLPQPQYYQAGPPPPMWNQQTSQVPPPVPQPPPQYQHPAPPVLPPQMQYQVSAPNPAPAMAAQQGSSDEIRTLWIGDLQYWMDESYIYSCFVHTGEVVSVKLIRNKQTGQSEGYGFIEFVSQMAAERILQTYNGQTMPNSEQAFRLNWASCGAGERRGDGADYTVFVGDLAADVTDYMLQEIFKSRYSSVKGAKIVTDRLTGRSKGYGFVKFADLNEQTKALTEMNGVYCSTRPMRVGTAANKRALGSQQQYPSNVSYQSGQNAESENDPNNTTIFVGGLDSNVTDDILRQVFGQYGEIVYVKIPVGKRCGFVQFSNRSSAESALSSLNGTQLGGQNIRLSWGRSPTNKQQQQQEPNQWNGSYYGYTQNYDNYGYAATPQDPNAYSYGAYQGYGNYQQQQQ from the exons ATGATGCAGCCGGGCGGCGGAATGGTGCAACAACCTCCGATGGCGCCGCCACCGATGGACCACCAGCAACAGCAGCAGCAACCGCAGCAGTGGCCCGTGATGCCACTCATGCCACCTCTGCCTCAGCCGCAGTACTACCAGGCCGGCCCGCCTCCGCCGATGTGGAACCAACAGACATCTCAGGTTCCGCCGCCTGTCCCTCAGCCTCCGCCGCAGTACCAGCATCCTGCACCGCCCGTGTTGCCACCCCAGATGCAGTACCAGGTTTCTGCGCCTAACCCGGCACCAGCCATGGCAGCGCAGCAAGGATCATCTGATGAGATCCGCACGCTTTGGATCGGCGACTTGCAGTACTGGATGGATGAGAGCTATATCTACAGCTGCTTTGTACATACgggagag GTTGTTTCAGTTAAACTTATTCGCAACAAACAAACTGGGCAGTCAGAGGGTTATGGTTTTATTGAGTTTGTATCTCAAATGGCTGCGGAACGAATTCTTCAAACTTATAATGGTCAAACAATGCCTAATTCTGAACAAGCTTTCAGATTGAATTGGGCTTCATGTGGAGCAGGAGAGAGGCGTGGAGATGGTGCTGATTATACAGTTTTTGTTGGTGATTTGGCTGCAGATGTCACTGATTATATGTTGCAAGAGATATTTAAGAGCCGCTACTCCTCAGTTAAGGGTGCCAAAATTGTCACTGATCGACTTACTGGGCGTTCCAAAGGCTATGGCTTTGTTAAATTTGCTGATCTTAATGAACAAACAAAAGCATTGACTGAGATGAATGGAGTTTATTGCTCAACAAGGCCCATGCGAGTTGGTACTGCTGCTAACAAGAGGGCATTGGGTAGTCAACAGCAATATCCCTCAAATG TTTCCTACCAGAGTGGACAGAATGCAGAGTCTGAGAATGATCCAAACAATACTACC ATTTTTGTTGGTGGGCTTGATTCTAATGTTACAGATGATATTTTGCGACAAGTTTTTGGCCAGTATGGGGAAATAGTTTATGTAAAAATACCCGTAGGGAAGCGATGTGGGTTTGTTCAATTTTCTAACAG GTCAAGTGCTGAGTCTGCATTAAGTTCACTAAATGGAACCCAGTTAGGTGGACAAAATATCAGATTGTCATGGGGTCGCAGTCCTACCAATAAACAG cagcagcagcaggaacCCAACCAGTGGAATGGAAGCTACTATGGATATACCCAAAACTACGACAACTATGGTTATGCTGCCACTCCACAAGATCCTAACGCATATTCATATGGAGCATATCAAGGATATGGGAActatcagcagcagcagcaataa
- the LOC121971280 gene encoding B2 protein-like, whose amino-acid sequence MDSLWKLGDEFRGQTKNLEDYQWSVMTSKLAELTKSKVGRQNNLEYSKNSIEAKPYDKVEFHEDNKLESINLGLVNLDLKINDTSVKSLFHGAYSMSNAYQKSNTNEINSFKLDYAINKYAKNSANREVNHNMNDSNSFDNINGNNNSNNIDKRFKTLPSTEMLPRNEVLGGYIFVCNNDTMQEDLKRQLFGLPPRYRDSVRAITPGLPLFLYNYTTHQLHGIFEAASFGGSNIDPTAWEDKKCKGESRFPAQVRIRVRKLYKALEEDAFRPVLHHYDGPKFRLELSISETLQLLDLCEREGM is encoded by the exons ATGGATAGCCTCTGGAAATTGGGAGATGAATTCAGAGGTCAAACAAAAAATTTAGAGGACTATCAGTGGTCTGTTATGACTTCCAAACTGGCTGAACTGACAAAGTCCAAAGTTGGCCGCCAGAATAATCTGGAGTACTCAAAAAACTCTATCGAAGCTAAGCCATATGACAAGGTTGAGTTCCACGAGGATAACAAACTCGAGAGCATCAATCTTGGACTTGTGAATCTGGATCTGAAGATAAATGATACTTCTGTAAAGAGTCTCTTCCATGGTGCTTATAGCATGAGCAATGCCTACCAGAAAAGCAACACTAACGAGATCAATAGCTTCAAGCTGGACTATGCAATTAACAAGTATGCTAAAAATTCTGCCAATAGAGAAGTTAACCACAATATGAATGACAGCAACAGTTTCGACAACATCAATGGCaataacaacagcaacaacattGATAAGAGGTTTAAGACATTACCCTCAACTGAGATGCTGCCTAGAAATGAAGTTCTTGGTGGTTATATCTTTGTTTGCAACAATGATACTATGCAGGAAGATCTCAAACGACAACTTTTTG GATTGCCTCCCAGATACCGTGACTCAGTACGTGCCATTACTCCAGGATTGCCACTTTTTCTATACAATTATACCACTCACCAATTACACGGGATATTTGAG GCGGCTAGTTTTGGGGGCTCTAACATTGATCCAACAGCTTGGGAAGACAAAAAGTGCAAAGGCGAGTCCAGGTTTCCAGCACAG GTGAGGATTCGTGTTAGAAAACTTTATAAGGCTCTTGAAGAAGATGCCTTCCGGCCAGTTTTGCATCACTATGACGGTCCAAAGTTTCGCCTTGAACTCTCTATATCTGAG ACCTTGCAGCTGTTGGACTTGTGCGAGCGAGAGGGCATGTGA
- the LOC121971281 gene encoding uncharacterized protein LOC121971281 isoform X2 has translation MPHGSVAGIPVVFRHRPLDATHHLFFAKRFKFYRALYLAMGSEGPSRRPFCLKCFKAASTCICSRLPSTPLDNSISVTILLHSLEKKHPLNSTRIAKLGLKNLEIVPVTDVNFHAQLVLRPLEPSMVAQMKPEGSLNFSDAKCCNGCRSAHSFNPQNPLERQVSDPSFTYHKQTPISSMLQRDFDLQRKELQPSKKLEDFDEFDIAIPPGAALLFPSDKAISLKEVDFEVKHLVVLDGTWAKAKRIYHENPWLQLLPHLKLDSGRESLYAEVRHEPKAGCFSTIESIVCAMKELGGAMEGLDKLLDVFRSMVDDQRVCCKDKIKDSVLETVSEP, from the exons ATGCCGCATGGTTCTGTCGCCGGCATTCCTGTCGTCTTCCGCCATCGGCCTCTCGATGCGACGCACCATCTCTTCTTCGCCAAAAGATTCAAATTTTATCGAGCACTATACTTAGCGATGGGGAGCGAGGGGCCTTCGCGGCGGCCCTTCTGTCTGAAGTGCTTCAAGGCGGCTAGTACCTGTATTTGCTCTCGATTACCGTCGACGCCTCTCGACAACTCGATCTCCGTCACGATCCTCCTTCATAGCTTGGAGAAGAAGCACCCGCTAAATTCAACGCGGATCGCTAAGTTGGGCCTGAAGAACCTGGAGATTGTCCCGGTCACCGATGTGAATTTTCACGCTCAGCTAGTTCTTCGTCCTCTCGAGCCTTCCATGGTTGCCCAGATGAAACCAGAAGGAAGTTTGAATTTTTCAGATGCCAAGTGCTGCAATGGTTGCCGTTCTGCACATTCATTCAATCCTCAGAATCCACTGGAAAGGCAGGTCTCAGATCCTTCATTTACTTATCATAAACAGACTCCAATTTCTTCGATGCTGCAACGCGATTTTGAT TTGCAGAGGAAGGAATTGCAGCCAAGCAAGAAACTAGAAGACTTTGACGAATTCGATATTGCGATCCCTCCTGGAGCTGCACTCCTTTTTCCTAGTGATAAGGCTATCAGTTTAAAGGAAGTGGATTTCGAAGTGAAGCATTTGGTCGTTTTAGACGGCACTTGGGCAAAGGCAAAGAGGATTTACCATGAGAATCCATGGCTGCAACTTTTGCCTCATCTGAAGTTGGATTCAGGGAGGGAGAGCTTGTATGCTGAAGTGAGACACGAGCCTAAGGCAGGTTGTTTTTCCACCATTGAAAGCATTGTTTGtgccatgaaagaattaggagGTGCCATGGAAGGTTTGGACAAGCTTTTGGATGTGTTTAGATCAATGGTTGATGATCAAAGGGTCTGCTGTAAAGATAAGATCAAGGATAGTGTTTTAGAAACTGTATCAGAACCATAG
- the LOC121971281 gene encoding uncharacterized protein LOC121971281 isoform X1, with the protein MPHGSVAGIPVVFRHRPLDATHHLFFAKRFKFYRALYLAMGSEGPSRRPFCLKCFKAASTCICSRLPSTPLDNSISVTILLHSLEKKHPLNSTRIAKLGLKNLEIVPVTDVNFHAQLVLRPLEPSMVAQMKPEGSLNFSDAKCCNGCRSAHSFNPQNPLERQVSDPSFTYHKQTPISSMLQRDFDVSSADSITMACDKCIVTCSSRDIKMFVERSCKPRINWVLETPIGRAAIDSGFTVKKLQRKELQPSKKLEDFDEFDIAIPPGAALLFPSDKAISLKEVDFEVKHLVVLDGTWAKAKRIYHENPWLQLLPHLKLDSGRESLYAEVRHEPKAGCFSTIESIVCAMKELGGAMEGLDKLLDVFRSMVDDQRVCCKDKIKDSVLETVSEP; encoded by the coding sequence ATGCCGCATGGTTCTGTCGCCGGCATTCCTGTCGTCTTCCGCCATCGGCCTCTCGATGCGACGCACCATCTCTTCTTCGCCAAAAGATTCAAATTTTATCGAGCACTATACTTAGCGATGGGGAGCGAGGGGCCTTCGCGGCGGCCCTTCTGTCTGAAGTGCTTCAAGGCGGCTAGTACCTGTATTTGCTCTCGATTACCGTCGACGCCTCTCGACAACTCGATCTCCGTCACGATCCTCCTTCATAGCTTGGAGAAGAAGCACCCGCTAAATTCAACGCGGATCGCTAAGTTGGGCCTGAAGAACCTGGAGATTGTCCCGGTCACCGATGTGAATTTTCACGCTCAGCTAGTTCTTCGTCCTCTCGAGCCTTCCATGGTTGCCCAGATGAAACCAGAAGGAAGTTTGAATTTTTCAGATGCCAAGTGCTGCAATGGTTGCCGTTCTGCACATTCATTCAATCCTCAGAATCCACTGGAAAGGCAGGTCTCAGATCCTTCATTTACTTATCATAAACAGACTCCAATTTCTTCGATGCTGCAACGCGATTTTGATGTAAGTTCAGCTGATTCGATCACAATGGCATGTGATAAATGCATAGTAACATGCTCTAGTAGAGATATAAAGATGTTTGTTGAGCGCTCTTGCAAACCTAGAATCAACTGGGTCTTAGAGACTCCCATTGGCAGAGCTGCAATTGATAGTGGTTTTACTGTTAAAAAGTTGCAGAGGAAGGAATTGCAGCCAAGCAAGAAACTAGAAGACTTTGACGAATTCGATATTGCGATCCCTCCTGGAGCTGCACTCCTTTTTCCTAGTGATAAGGCTATCAGTTTAAAGGAAGTGGATTTCGAAGTGAAGCATTTGGTCGTTTTAGACGGCACTTGGGCAAAGGCAAAGAGGATTTACCATGAGAATCCATGGCTGCAACTTTTGCCTCATCTGAAGTTGGATTCAGGGAGGGAGAGCTTGTATGCTGAAGTGAGACACGAGCCTAAGGCAGGTTGTTTTTCCACCATTGAAAGCATTGTTTGtgccatgaaagaattaggagGTGCCATGGAAGGTTTGGACAAGCTTTTGGATGTGTTTAGATCAATGGTTGATGATCAAAGGGTCTGCTGTAAAGATAAGATCAAGGATAGTGTTTTAGAAACTGTATCAGAACCATAG